In a single window of the Metopolophium dirhodum isolate CAU chromosome 2, ASM1992520v1, whole genome shotgun sequence genome:
- the LOC132937968 gene encoding uncharacterized protein LOC132937968 has protein sequence MPTSGPVYQPTTVSYEQQSEWSQPSNGLINRTLNHIRNPRWFHWSFILISWILIAIGVFLFLSITTNFVNSENTKDNYTEDIAFLVIGSFCFVFGVVLLIGYFRYIKDKESCPCFNSKARQMESQSSNGQVLTLNPSTDLLMASAQYVPTSEAPPTIIEEDETRKLMGNDNKDCNDERDHMLVTSNPPVAALRTHVPSGVSPLSGEDA, from the exons atgccAACATCTGGACCAGTATACCAACCAACTACCGTCAGTTATGAACAACAAAGTGAATGGTCACAGCCATCAAATGGCTTAATCAATCGTACCCTGAATCACATCCGTAACCCAAGGTGGTTCCACTGGTCGTTCATTCTGATCAGTTGGATACTGATTGCCATTGGGGTATTCTTGTTCCTGTCCATTACCACAAACTTTGTGAACTCAGAAAACACAAAGGACAATTATACAGAAGACATAGCATTCTTGGTTATTGGCTCTTTCTGTTTTGTATTTGGTGTTGTCCTATTAATAGGTTATTTCCGATACATCAAGGACAAGGAGAGTTGCCCTTGTTTCAATAGTAAAGCGCGACAAATGGAATCTCAGTCTTCTAATGGACAA GTACTCACATTGAATCCATCTACAGACCTCTTGATGGCATCTGCACAGTATGTACCAACTTCAGAAGCTCCGCCCACAATTATCGAAGAGGATGAAACTAGAAAATTAATGGGAAACGATAACAAAGATTG CAATGACGAAAGGGACCACATGTTAGTAACAAGCAACCCGCCGGTAGCGGCACTCCGCACGCATGTACCAAGCGGAGTCTCGCCGCTTTCCGGTGAAGATGCTTGA